In a single window of the Flavivirga spongiicola genome:
- a CDS encoding hydrolase/aminopeptidase produces MKKITLLLGCLILLTSSCSNKKNASMLSYIEEPHSFSQPNKAAITHLDLDISVDFDNEIIHGKASYSIKNNKASQIILDSKFLTIEHVQADGKDTSFSLGDFDEQLGSPLKIDINSDTKHITIFYKTTHKTEALQWLKPQQTADKRHPFLFTQGQAILTRTWIPIQDSPQIRITYNAKVQVPSQLMAVMSAENPKTKTPDGHYTFKMAQPISPYLIALAVGDIEYKAISNRTGIYAEKSMVEKAHYEFSDMENMVVSAEALYGTYAWEQFDVIILPPSFPFGGMENPRLTFATPTVIAGDKSLTSLIAHELAHSWSGNLVTNATWDDFWLNEGFTVYFEMRIMEALYGKDRANMLARIGRQDLEEEIEGFKESPDDTKLKLNLKGRNPDDGMNSIAYDKGYLFLRTLEERAGREKFDVFLKSYFQKHAFSTINTEKFITFLNENLLEKHNITFNTDEWVYTAGIPDNQAIISSDKFETVEKTIQQFVKTNMIDKTLTKDWTTQEWVHFVRNFPDDIKTEHLAMIDEVFNLTNSNNSYIAMVWYEQAINHNYHGNNVDTKIEDFLIKVGRRWYVSTIYKAFKRNGKTDVALAIYNKARPNYHSVTTNTIDNLLGFIQGK; encoded by the coding sequence ATGAAAAAAATCACATTACTATTAGGATGCTTAATCCTCTTAACTTCAAGTTGTTCTAACAAAAAAAATGCATCTATGTTAAGTTATATTGAAGAACCTCATTCTTTTTCTCAACCAAACAAAGCTGCTATTACACACCTCGATTTAGATATTAGTGTAGATTTTGATAATGAAATAATACATGGTAAAGCATCCTATTCAATTAAAAATAATAAGGCATCACAAATTATTCTGGATTCAAAATTTTTAACCATTGAACATGTGCAAGCAGATGGTAAAGACACTTCATTTTCTTTAGGTGATTTTGATGAGCAATTGGGAAGTCCTTTAAAAATTGATATCAACAGTGATACGAAACATATTACTATTTTTTATAAAACCACTCATAAAACAGAAGCGTTGCAATGGTTAAAACCTCAGCAAACAGCTGATAAAAGACATCCTTTTTTATTCACACAGGGACAAGCTATTTTAACACGAACCTGGATTCCTATTCAAGACAGTCCACAAATTAGAATTACTTATAACGCAAAAGTGCAAGTCCCTTCTCAATTAATGGCGGTTATGAGTGCCGAAAACCCCAAAACAAAAACACCAGACGGCCATTACACCTTTAAAATGGCACAACCAATTTCTCCTTACTTAATTGCACTTGCTGTTGGAGATATTGAATATAAAGCCATTAGTAACCGAACTGGGATTTATGCTGAAAAATCTATGGTAGAAAAAGCACATTATGAATTTTCGGACATGGAAAACATGGTGGTTTCTGCCGAAGCGTTATATGGGACCTATGCCTGGGAACAATTTGATGTGATTATTTTACCTCCTAGTTTCCCTTTTGGGGGTATGGAAAATCCACGATTAACCTTTGCAACGCCTACAGTCATTGCAGGAGATAAAAGCTTAACATCACTTATTGCGCATGAATTAGCACACTCCTGGTCCGGAAATTTGGTAACCAATGCCACCTGGGATGATTTTTGGCTTAACGAAGGTTTTACTGTATACTTTGAAATGCGCATTATGGAAGCGCTTTACGGTAAAGATAGAGCCAATATGCTAGCTCGTATTGGGAGACAAGATTTAGAAGAAGAAATAGAGGGCTTTAAAGAGTCTCCCGATGATACAAAGCTGAAACTAAATTTAAAAGGCCGTAACCCTGATGATGGTATGAATAGTATTGCCTACGATAAAGGGTATCTCTTTTTAAGAACATTAGAAGAAAGAGCTGGTCGCGAAAAATTTGATGTTTTCTTAAAAAGTTATTTTCAAAAACATGCATTTTCAACAATCAATACCGAAAAATTCATTACGTTTTTAAATGAAAACTTATTAGAAAAGCATAATATAACCTTTAATACAGACGAGTGGGTTTATACTGCGGGCATCCCTGATAATCAAGCTATCATTTCTTCTGATAAATTCGAAACGGTTGAAAAAACAATTCAGCAGTTTGTTAAAACAAATATGATAGATAAAACACTTACTAAAGATTGGACAACTCAAGAGTGGGTGCACTTTGTTCGAAATTTCCCTGATGATATTAAAACAGAACATTTAGCTATGATTGATGAAGTTTTCAATTTAACCAACTCTAATAATTCATACATCGCCATGGTTTGGTATGAACAAGCTATTAATCATAATTATCACGGAAATAATGTTGATACTAAAATTGAAGATTTTTTAATTAAAGTGGGTAGACGTTGGTATGTTTCTACCATTTACAAAGCCTTTAAAAGGAATGGCAAAACAGATGTTGCTTTAGCTATTTATAATAAAGCCAGACCGAATTATCATTCAGTAACAACTAATACCATTGATAATTTATTGGGTTTTATACAGGGTAAATAA
- a CDS encoding GIY-YIG nuclease family protein, with protein MIVYILYSEKSSRYYVGQTTDIEKRLKRHNLGIVPSTKYGVPWELVLQIEVLSRSEAMILERKIKKRGAKRFIDNQFGV; from the coding sequence ATGATCGTTTATATATTATATAGCGAGAAAAGTTCAAGATATTACGTAGGTCAAACTACGGATATTGAAAAAAGGTTGAAAAGACATAACTTAGGTATAGTGCCATCTACAAAGTATGGTGTGCCTTGGGAATTAGTTTTGCAAATTGAAGTTTTATCACGTTCAGAAGCAATGATTTTAGAACGTAAAATAAAAAAGAGAGGAGCAAAACGATTTATAGATAACCAATTCGGGGTGTAG
- a CDS encoding winged helix-turn-helix transcriptional regulator, producing the protein MKKNIKKRSECPISSSLDLFGDKWSLLIIRDLVFSGLHFYNEFLESGEGIATNILSDRLKKLEENGFITSEKYEHQKTKKLYQLTEKGIGLIPILIEMIAWGFQNDETLLIPEERISILDRIWNDKDTLIKDIAESVRSFNNKNFC; encoded by the coding sequence ATGAAAAAAAATATTAAAAAGCGGTCAGAATGTCCTATAAGTAGCTCATTAGATTTATTTGGAGATAAATGGTCACTACTAATCATTAGGGATTTAGTTTTTAGCGGACTTCATTTCTACAATGAATTTTTGGAATCTGGAGAAGGCATTGCCACAAATATTTTGTCTGATAGATTGAAAAAATTAGAAGAAAATGGCTTTATAACTAGTGAAAAGTACGAACATCAAAAAACCAAAAAATTGTATCAACTTACTGAAAAGGGAATTGGCTTAATTCCAATTCTTATTGAAATGATAGCTTGGGGGTTTCAAAATGATGAAACTTTACTTATTCCAGAAGAAAGGATTAGTATTTTGGATAGAATATGGAATGATAAAGATACTCTGATAAAAGATATAGCAGAATCGGTAAGGAGTTTTAATAATAAAAATTTTTGCTAG
- a CDS encoding FRG domain-containing protein: MINQEIFKNLDACKKQIEIDFNSDLSKNLEDKKLMLRGESKWYSKTEPSMKRFLTAEDGKSMNPFYYVSPFLDFQDIFSEYHSKASNMDRDIAEGFLQHYGFPTDIFDISPSFDTAVIFSHLGNYDEEIGTICVADTIGLSKYYKVIDLSVHPFAKRPKNQIAFGAKHERGISDLKDSGLDNHFKIKWYKFIKSKKDIVYAKNQSDKIYPSEKEIGFFFSNELESFVKNHFAYGKISKENKEKILEMLNKIWNDNSK, translated from the coding sequence ATGATAAACCAAGAGATTTTCAAAAATTTAGATGCTTGTAAAAAGCAAATAGAAATCGATTTTAATAGTGATTTGAGTAAGAATCTAGAGGACAAAAAATTAATGCTAAGAGGAGAAAGCAAATGGTACTCTAAAACTGAACCTTCGATGAAACGTTTTTTAACGGCTGAAGATGGAAAGTCTATGAATCCATTCTATTACGTTTCACCTTTCTTAGATTTTCAAGATATTTTTTCAGAATATCATTCTAAGGCAAGCAATATGGACAGAGATATTGCAGAAGGATTTCTTCAACATTACGGATTTCCAACTGATATTTTTGACATCTCCCCTTCTTTTGATACTGCTGTAATATTTTCGCATCTTGGTAATTATGATGAAGAAATTGGAACAATTTGTGTTGCTGACACTATTGGACTTTCAAAATATTATAAAGTTATTGACTTATCCGTACACCCCTTTGCAAAAAGACCGAAAAATCAAATTGCTTTTGGTGCAAAACATGAGAGAGGAATTAGCGATTTAAAAGATTCAGGATTAGACAATCATTTCAAAATCAAGTGGTATAAATTTATAAAATCTAAGAAGGATATTGTATACGCAAAAAACCAATCGGATAAGATTTATCCAAGTGAGAAGGAAATAGGATTTTTCTTTTCTAACGAACTTGAAAGTTTTGTAAAAAACCACTTCGCATACGGAAAAATAAGTAAAGAAAATAAAGAAAAGATTTTGGAGATGCTGAATAAAATATGGAATGATAACTCAAAATAA
- a CDS encoding nuclear transport factor 2 family protein: MNSIKNSIEVVESFFSAINEGNFEQAKNYMADNHQYTGPMFSTNNPDEYFEKLMAFEMEFAVETQDMVVAKNAITHLSLLKIVNPVQATIPCCEVFNVEEGKITRQRFYFDTNLFPSN, translated from the coding sequence ATGAACAGTATAAAAAACTCAATTGAAGTAGTAGAATCTTTTTTTAGTGCGATAAACGAAGGAAATTTTGAACAAGCTAAAAACTATATGGCAGATAACCATCAATACACCGGACCTATGTTTTCAACAAACAACCCTGATGAGTATTTTGAAAAATTGATGGCTTTTGAAATGGAGTTTGCAGTAGAAACTCAGGATATGGTTGTAGCGAAAAATGCGATTACGCATTTATCTCTTCTCAAAATAGTAAACCCAGTGCAAGCTACAATTCCCTGTTGTGAAGTATTTAATGTAGAAGAAGGGAAAATTACTCGACAGCGTTTTTATTTTGACACGAATTTATTTCCAAGCAATTAA
- a CDS encoding uracil-DNA glycosylase family protein: MFKHRHPYKPFIQSDTTKLIVGTLPPPRFSTGELLEKDVDFCYGSYYNSLWLFIDKIHDLNLRYDNSQEAIEQRKQFLIKNKIGVCDIVESAEREKIDASDLGMQNIKLRDVVGYLKQYPTIDTVLFTGGNSKNGPEYFFRKHIRDYKIKLELVNNEIPRIHQFELPVRLSARLPDGQAVETSLRIIKTVSLTSGSGAANISISRIPLYKQLKAKNPKFNTFDFRVMQYREFL; encoded by the coding sequence ATGTTTAAACACAGACACCCATACAAACCATTTATACAAAGCGATACGACTAAGCTCATCGTTGGAACCTTACCACCTCCACGATTTTCAACGGGAGAGCTTTTAGAAAAGGACGTTGATTTTTGTTATGGTAGTTATTACAATTCGTTGTGGTTATTTATTGATAAAATTCATGATTTAAATTTACGTTACGATAACTCGCAAGAAGCTATTGAACAACGTAAACAGTTTTTAATTAAAAATAAAATAGGCGTTTGCGATATTGTTGAAAGTGCAGAACGTGAAAAAATTGATGCGTCCGATTTAGGAATGCAAAACATAAAACTTCGAGATGTTGTTGGATATTTAAAGCAATACCCAACTATAGATACCGTGTTATTTACAGGCGGAAACAGTAAAAATGGCCCAGAATACTTTTTTAGAAAGCATATAAGAGATTATAAAATAAAATTAGAATTGGTGAATAACGAGATTCCTAGAATTCACCAATTTGAACTACCTGTTAGGTTGAGCGCCCGCCTGCCGGATGGGCAGGCAGTTGAAACTTCATTAAGAATTATCAAAACAGTGTCTTTAACTTCGGGTTCTGGTGCTGCTAATATTTCAATAAGCAGAATTCCTTTGTACAAGCAATTAAAAGCCAAAAACCCGAAATTCAATACGTTTGATTTTAGGGTTATGCAGTATCGTGAATTTCTTTGA
- a CDS encoding S8 family peptidase: MKKPILGKQTFLKENNERISSYEKFVKEVYENTNDQKPLYTGRYLVTLDEGKSFSKIRKTFKNKLGFKMASTNDFKDEAINESKLKNADALIYEHLGIALIDGDEDQIQILESESNDFIIEPEKIVYVPDDIPSIMNISSTWGISATETMNSSYTGKDIKVAVLDTGFDLQHPDFIGRNINSNSFVNNQTVQDRHGHGTHCIGTACGDSDMHGQRYGVAKDSIIYAGKVLSNQGSGAQSWILNGINWAVNNGCKVVSMSLGSNVFPGQGYDQAYERIAKHALSKGSILVAAAGNDSRRSRNIFNPVNSPANCPSILSVAAIDMNFNVADFSNRSINPNQQIDIASAGVMVYSSWPVPMRYRTISGTSMATPHVAGILALLWEKTPNATPYQIINELRILAKRLPLLNIDVGSGLSIAP; the protein is encoded by the coding sequence ATGAAAAAGCCAATATTAGGAAAACAAACGTTTCTCAAAGAAAATAATGAGCGAATCTCTTCTTATGAAAAATTCGTCAAAGAAGTTTATGAAAATACAAATGATCAGAAACCTCTCTACACGGGCAGATATTTAGTAACCCTAGATGAAGGAAAAAGTTTCTCTAAAATTCGAAAAACTTTTAAAAACAAATTAGGTTTCAAAATGGCATCAACAAATGATTTTAAGGATGAAGCTATTAATGAGTCAAAACTTAAAAATGCAGATGCACTTATTTATGAACACTTAGGAATAGCTCTAATAGATGGAGATGAAGATCAAATTCAAATACTTGAATCCGAATCAAATGATTTTATTATTGAGCCTGAAAAAATTGTATATGTGCCAGATGATATTCCTTCTATTATGAATATTTCTTCTACTTGGGGTATAAGCGCAACGGAGACAATGAATTCAAGTTATACAGGGAAGGATATTAAAGTTGCCGTTTTAGATACCGGATTTGATTTACAGCATCCAGATTTTATCGGAAGAAATATAAACTCAAACTCTTTTGTAAATAATCAAACTGTGCAAGACAGACATGGACATGGCACACATTGTATAGGAACAGCATGTGGTGATTCAGACATGCATGGTCAACGATATGGTGTAGCTAAAGATTCGATTATATATGCAGGAAAAGTATTAAGTAATCAAGGAAGTGGCGCTCAATCTTGGATTCTGAATGGAATTAATTGGGCTGTAAATAATGGCTGTAAAGTAGTTTCTATGTCTTTAGGCTCAAATGTATTCCCTGGTCAAGGATATGATCAAGCATACGAACGAATTGCTAAGCATGCTTTATCCAAAGGTAGTATATTAGTAGCGGCCGCGGGAAATGATAGTAGACGTTCAAGGAATATCTTTAATCCAGTAAACAGTCCAGCAAATTGTCCTTCCATTTTATCTGTTGCAGCAATTGACATGAACTTTAATGTAGCAGACTTTTCAAATAGATCAATTAACCCTAATCAGCAAATAGATATTGCATCTGCTGGAGTAATGGTGTACTCTTCGTGGCCTGTCCCAATGAGATATAGAACTATCTCAGGTACAAGTATGGCTACACCACATGTTGCTGGAATATTGGCTTTACTTTGGGAAAAAACACCAAATGCAACACCTTATCAAATTATAAATGAGTTAAGGATTTTAGCAAAAAGATTACCTTTGTTAAACATCGACGTTGGGTCAGGGTTATCAATTGCCCCATAA
- a CDS encoding TonB-dependent receptor domain-containing protein codes for MHFIKKRILVLLTLGFAFSAFGQSKIKGKIIDKDNGAILTNVLITNLDTKSTTVSNLSGTFETSEASIYSFKKEGYLEKVLELKKDSYYIIQLNINPSELNEVIINSNHIPKKLKKATTSISMIPLKAIELGNDINIAAILNRTPGVFMQSGALNTNRVTIRGIGSRNLFGTAKIRAYFKDIPLTTGSGETTIEDFELNTISRFEIIKGATSSIYGAGLGGTIHITPKNAFLNQSSINSRLSVGSFGLSKGTININHGTTTNSFRAVYSNTHSDGYRENNEYDRQTFTLNSNHYLNENNDLYFLASFVDLKAFIPSSINEETYLNNPKSAAFTWKQSQGFEDSKRGIFGLSWNHQYNNHTKQVTSIFTSFLDAYEPRPFNILKENTLAIGIRSRILGNYKLLDKTFNWTLGGELFRDTYKSGTFENLYRDFPNGTGSVEGNQLSNFREKRNYYNAFFETVYELSEKTTLSIGLNLNQTSYSLNDRFPVSENNPDQSGNFKFKHILSPKFGISHLLSKAVSLYSNISHGFSPITLNETLLPDGQINTNLKPETGWNFEIGTRGALINNRLQFNLAIYRLAIKNLLVSRRTTQDEFIGINAGSTQHDGLELSLNYEWLQTEALSINSFVNYTLNNFKFKEFIDGDNNFSGNDLTGVPSDVFNTGIHVESSFGIYGNINFQYVGDMPITDNNSLYSDSYSLTNFKIGYKTSLNKKLNLNIFLGINNIFDKAYASQVLINASGFNGNPPRYYYPGNPVNYYTGVHINYMF; via the coding sequence GTGCATTTTATAAAAAAAAGAATTCTTGTTTTACTAACTCTTGGCTTTGCTTTTAGTGCTTTTGGGCAATCAAAAATTAAAGGAAAAATTATTGATAAAGACAATGGGGCTATATTAACAAACGTACTAATAACAAACCTTGATACCAAAAGTACAACGGTTTCAAATTTAAGCGGAACCTTCGAAACCTCTGAAGCTAGTATTTATTCATTTAAAAAAGAAGGTTATCTTGAAAAGGTCCTTGAACTAAAAAAAGATTCATACTACATTATTCAACTAAATATTAATCCGTCTGAATTAAATGAAGTTATTATCAACTCAAACCATATTCCCAAAAAACTAAAAAAGGCTACAACCTCAATTAGTATGATTCCATTAAAGGCTATTGAACTAGGTAATGACATCAATATAGCTGCTATTTTAAACAGAACACCCGGAGTATTTATGCAAAGTGGAGCACTTAACACTAACCGAGTTACAATTAGAGGTATAGGCTCAAGGAATTTATTCGGAACTGCAAAAATTAGAGCTTACTTTAAAGATATTCCTTTAACAACTGGTAGTGGAGAAACCACTATTGAGGATTTTGAATTAAATACTATTTCACGTTTTGAAATTATTAAAGGCGCTACTTCCAGCATTTATGGGGCTGGTCTTGGAGGTACTATTCATATAACACCCAAAAATGCCTTTTTAAATCAGTCTAGTATAAATAGTAGACTATCCGTAGGATCTTTTGGATTATCAAAAGGTACGATAAATATAAATCATGGCACTACTACAAATAGTTTTAGAGCTGTTTACAGTAATACCCATAGTGATGGATATCGTGAAAACAACGAATATGACAGGCAAACTTTTACCCTAAATTCGAATCATTATTTAAATGAAAATAATGACTTATATTTTTTAGCTAGTTTTGTTGACTTGAAAGCATTTATCCCTAGCTCAATTAATGAAGAAACCTATCTAAACAATCCAAAATCTGCTGCATTTACCTGGAAACAATCACAAGGCTTTGAAGATTCTAAACGAGGGATTTTCGGCCTGTCTTGGAATCATCAATATAACAACCATACAAAACAAGTCACTAGTATTTTTACTTCTTTTTTAGATGCATACGAGCCCAGACCCTTTAATATATTAAAAGAAAACACTTTGGCAATAGGTATTCGAAGTCGAATTTTAGGCAACTATAAACTTTTAGATAAAACTTTTAATTGGACACTTGGTGGCGAACTTTTTAGAGATACCTATAAATCTGGAACGTTTGAAAATTTATACCGCGATTTCCCAAATGGTACCGGAAGTGTTGAAGGGAATCAATTATCAAACTTCAGAGAAAAAAGAAATTATTATAACGCATTTTTTGAAACTGTTTATGAGCTTTCAGAAAAAACGACACTTTCAATAGGTTTAAATTTAAATCAAACATCATATAGTTTAAATGACAGATTTCCAGTTTCTGAAAATAATCCGGATCAATCAGGTAACTTTAAATTTAAGCATATCCTATCTCCAAAATTTGGTATATCTCATCTGCTTTCCAAAGCTGTTAGTCTTTATTCAAATATTAGCCACGGCTTCTCTCCTATCACATTAAATGAAACCTTGCTACCTGACGGACAAATAAATACTAATCTTAAACCTGAAACGGGGTGGAATTTTGAAATTGGTACCCGAGGTGCTTTAATAAATAATCGTTTACAATTTAATTTGGCAATTTATCGTTTAGCGATTAAAAATCTTTTGGTATCTCGTAGGACGACTCAAGATGAGTTTATTGGAATAAACGCTGGAAGCACACAACATGATGGATTAGAATTATCATTAAATTATGAATGGCTCCAGACTGAAGCACTATCTATAAACTCGTTTGTAAACTACACACTCAATAATTTTAAATTCAAAGAATTTATTGATGGTGATAATAATTTTTCAGGAAATGATTTAACAGGAGTTCCTTCAGATGTTTTTAACACAGGAATCCATGTAGAATCATCATTTGGAATTTACGGAAATATCAACTTTCAATATGTAGGTGACATGCCTATTACTGATAATAACAGCCTATATTCAGATAGTTATAGTTTAACAAATTTTAAAATCGGGTATAAAACATCTCTTAATAAAAAGCTAAACTTAAATATTTTCTTAGGTATAAATAATATCTTTGACAAAGCCTATGCTTCACAAGTTTTAATAAATGCATCTGGTTTTAACGGTAATCCACCAAGGTATTATTATCCTGGGAACCCCGTAAATTATTATACGGGAGTACATATAAATTATATGTTTTAG